The bacterium genome segment ATCACACACATGCCGGTAAAAATCACGCCGAGACCGACGCAGACATCGTACCAGGGTTGAAACCGCCTGAGGGAGAGATCGTTGACAATGTCAAATCCCTTCTGATATCCCCGCTGCAAACCCAAGGCGCGGAAATAAAAGACCGGTACATTGTAGACGATAAGAAAAACCGGGATGGCGATCCATCCGTTGCTCAACGCCAGCCACACCGCCAACGCCGCCGCCGCAGGCTTTAATCCGCTCCAGAACAGCTGGTCGCCGATCGCGCCCAGAGGCCCCATCAGACGCTGCTTAAAGATGGAGATCGGATTGTGATCGTCCCAGGCCTTGCGCACAGACTCTTCTTCCAGCTTGACCACAGCGCCAAGGCACCAGCTCGCAAAGAACGGATGACTGTTGAAAAACTCGAGATGACGCTGCAGAAAAGCCTTGCGCTCCTCCGGCTCAGCGTACATCCGTTTGAGCACCGGCAGCATGCAGAAACAAAAGCCAAGGCCGATCATGGATTTATAGCTCCATGACCCCTGGATGAAAAAACAACGCCAATAATGATTGAACAGGGAAATACGACGCATGCGTACGATCTCCTCAGACAATCAAAAAAAGCGCACCAAGTGCCACGCCCATCAGCAATAGCCACCAGTTTTTGCGCGACACGAATAAATAGAGCAACACCGCACAGCCGACGCCGAGAAACGCACCCATGATCGGCCAGAGATGAGCGTCCCAGCTCAGTGGTATGTAGGGCGCTGCGGTCATGATCAGATAATAGGACAGCGCGGTCGACACAGCCGTGACCACCGCGCCGGCGATAAACATCAGTGCAATGCTCAGCCCGTGGGTGGCGGTGACGCGAGCCGGAGAGAGATCGGCGTTTCCCAAGAGCTGCGTATACAGATGGCCATTGAGATGCCGCGCCCAGATTACCATGCGGCCGCCGACGGCACTGACCGCCACGCCCAGCAAACAGGCCAAAGGCACAGCCAGGTGCAAACGTTGCGTCTGATCGAAAACAAGAATCGCCGTCGCCGCCGCCACCGTGGCGCCGATGTTGCCTTCGGAAAACGGCGCCGCCCCCACCGGCAATTCATTCAACCAGATGAGTTCAAGCACCACACCGATCATGAAAGCGATCTTGAAATTTCCCAACAAAAAACCCACCACCGAACAGGAGACCAACGGGTGGGAGATCAACACCTGCAACACCGCTGTCGTATCTAATGCGACAATCCCCCCCCACATACTTAACGCCACCAATCGATACAACATGATTCACCTGTCATCGAGATACAATTTAAAAATATAAATTACCTGTTTTTTCATTAAGAATCAATAGAAAACAGGATATAAACGCTCAAGGCAAGATCATTTAATAGCCGGCCTGCTCATCGCCGGACAGGACCGTCGCCGGCCCGGCTTAATCATAGGCGGCGCGGAAGACATAACGGCCGCCAGCGACGATAAAGAGCTCCCGCTCTTGCCTGCGGCCGATAGGACGAACGCCCTTGGCCCGGAACGCCGGCACGCCGCCTTCAAAGACCCTTTCAACGGAAGAGGCGGGCACCGCCACCTCCGCCTCTGATCCCGGCGGAACCGTGACCTCGAGGATCAACCCTTCATCCGTTTTCCTCCAGCTGCAGGCCGCGCGGCCCAGCACCGTTTCGACGCTGACCTGGACCCAGGAGAGAGAATCGCTGATCGATGGGTTGACCGCGAACCGGCGAAAGCCGGGCGCCGACGGCTGAATGCCGCCGAACCGTGAGAACAGGGTGGCCAACGGGCCGCTGAACATGGCGTGATTGTGCGAGTTCATACCCCCTTTCGAATACCATTGCTCCCAAGTGGTCGTCGCACCGAGGCTGATCTGATGGCCAAAGCCGGGATACGACCGTTGCGTGAGCACGGCCAAGGCGAGATCCGCATGAC includes the following:
- a CDS encoding PTS system mannose/fructose/sorbose family transporter subunit IID; the encoded protein is MRRISLFNHYWRCFFIQGSWSYKSMIGLGFCFCMLPVLKRMYAEPEERKAFLQRHLEFFNSHPFFASWCLGAVVKLEEESVRKAWDDHNPISIFKQRLMGPLGAIGDQLFWSGLKPAAAALAVWLALSNGWIAIPVFLIVYNVPVFYFRALGLQRGYQKGFDIVNDLSLRRFQPWYDVCVGLGVIFTGMCV